CGGGGCGATCGATCGGTCACGTGGTGGAGGGCTTGGTGGATGCGCGCTTTCCTTTCACCCCGGACTGGGTGGTGGCGCGAGAGCGCGAGATCTGGCTGCCGACAAGCTTGGGCAGGTGGACGCCTTTTGATTCGTGGAATTCCGCGTGCGAACGCGAGCAGGGAGAGTTTTTCAAGGAGGTGCGCGGGATCCTAGCCACGATCCGCCACGAGGTGGAGGAGCACACTGGGGCTACGTGGATCGAGCAACCGGGCGATCCCGCGGGTCTGGTGGCCCGCACGGATGAGGAGATGGCGTGGATCGTCAGCCGCATCGAACTGCACGCCGCGGCGGAGCCGATGCTCGGCTGGCAGCGCAACTCGATCTGGCTGCGCTTCGGCCACAAGAAGTACCAGAAGGGTAGTAGC
This portion of the Luteolibacter luteus genome encodes:
- a CDS encoding HAD family hydrolase, translating into MKPLESPATPGAILSFDFDGTLYSPAEHPPVSLRLFQTLERLRQERGALWGINTGRSIGHVVEGLVDARFPFTPDWVVAREREIWLPTSLGRWTPFDSWNSACEREQGEFFKEVRGILATIRHEVEEHTGATWIEQPGDPAGLVARTDEEMAWIVSRIELHAAAEPMLGWQRNSIWLRFGHKKYQKGSSLAEVARNFGLSPAQTFAIGDSHNDFEMLSPDVSGMFACPANAVPEIREHVLKGGGHACLLPHSEGCVEALEHFFGTGS